In Shewanella sp. GD04112, the sequence AGGAACGGCTAAGTTATGTCATTGACATGACCGAGCAAGCAGCGAATAAAACCATGGATGCGGTAGAAGAGTGCTTGCCGCTCGCTAATGCATTAACGGCGAATATTCAACAAGTGATGCCTTCTTGGGACAAATTGATGCGCCGTGAAATCGCTCTGAGCGATTTTAAAGCGCTTTGCCACAATGTGCAGCATTTGATGTCACGTAGCGAATTGGATTCCAATCGCTTACGCGAATTGCTCAACCAGATTTTGATGGCGCAGGATTTTCAGGACCTGACTGGACAAATGATCCGGCGGGTGATCGATCTAGTGATGGAAGTTGAAAGTAATCTGGTGTCTATGCTGACAGTATTTGGTGAGCAACCCGTGATTGAGAGTCAGATTACTCAGAAAAATAATATTGAAGCTGAAGGACCGATAATGAATGCCGAGCTTCGTCAAGACGTCGTTACCGGTCAAGATGAAGTCGATGATCTGCTGTCGAGTCTGGGTTTCTAACTGGGAGTCAATTTGATGGCCTTTGATGTAGATGAAGAGATACTCCAGGACTTTTTAATTGAAGCGGGCGAAATTCTTGAGTTGCTGCAAGAGCAGCTGGTCGCGCTTGAAAACAATCCTGATGATACTAACTTGCTAAATGCCATTTTCAGGGGGTTTCATACTGTAAAGGGCGGTGCGGGTTTCCTTAGTCTCACTCCCATGGTGGATGTCTGTCACGAAGCAGAAAACACCTTCGATTTATTACGCACTGGCAAGCGCAGTGTCTCCGCAGAGTTAATGGACATCATTCTTCAGGCTGTCGATGCGATTAACACTATGTTTGCTCAAACCCAACAAGGCGAGCAACAAGACCCAGCAGATCCTGCATTATTGGCTAAATTGAAAATGCTCAGCTCCGGTGAGCCGCTTC encodes:
- a CDS encoding protein phosphatase CheZ yields the protein MKSQTSGLITLEKAQRLVELLSANEQAQADDLFRELAAPLQRELFDEVGKLTRQLHSALMDFQVDNRLVELANTEIPDAKERLSYVIDMTEQAANKTMDAVEECLPLANALTANIQQVMPSWDKLMRREIALSDFKALCHNVQHLMSRSELDSNRLRELLNQILMAQDFQDLTGQMIRRVIDLVMEVESNLVSMLTVFGEQPVIESQITQKNNIEAEGPIMNAELRQDVVTGQDEVDDLLSSLGF